Proteins encoded within one genomic window of Streptomyces sp. NBC_01314:
- a CDS encoding Bro-N domain-containing protein, translated as MHEQNNTPPEEPTAHQDAIDINDFVFAATGARMRRLTTPDGEHWFVAADVATDLGYANTRQALIWHVAPDCTRRLEEIAQGVYTVDASRKLAAHRLQKSMKMVNLRGLIALVNGCAKPECAPFKTWVSEVIATIQRDGYYTLERAPVQPAPTGGTAYAMPQQVADAIVRLEERNIRADEMLTAFQEERNDLLRQINRSQSIMADALQDIAATLRHPGNRPHPTPEPELTPQELLATWKAKNLVVTADIHAVAAYLAPALVRGEARYRMEEISTRTGLPQERVNDCLRMLLKRGCVRQTGCTPDGAPVYVLP; from the coding sequence ATGCACGAGCAGAACAACACGCCGCCGGAAGAACCGACGGCACACCAGGACGCGATCGACATCAACGACTTCGTGTTCGCGGCGACGGGGGCCCGAATGCGGAGGCTGACGACCCCGGACGGGGAGCACTGGTTCGTAGCGGCGGACGTGGCCACGGACCTGGGCTACGCAAACACGCGCCAGGCACTCATCTGGCATGTTGCACCGGACTGCACAAGGCGGCTGGAGGAGATTGCACAGGGCGTCTATACAGTAGACGCCTCACGCAAACTTGCAGCTCACAGGCTGCAAAAGTCGATGAAGATGGTGAACCTGCGCGGGCTCATCGCACTCGTCAACGGTTGCGCCAAGCCCGAATGCGCTCCCTTCAAGACGTGGGTCTCCGAAGTCATCGCCACCATCCAGCGCGACGGCTACTACACCCTCGAACGGGCCCCCGTACAACCCGCCCCCACCGGCGGCACCGCCTACGCCATGCCCCAGCAAGTGGCCGACGCCATCGTCCGGCTCGAAGAGCGGAACATCCGGGCGGACGAGATGCTGACGGCCTTCCAGGAAGAGCGGAACGACCTGCTGCGCCAGATCAACCGCAGCCAGAGCATCATGGCCGACGCGCTGCAGGACATCGCCGCAACCCTCAGGCACCCCGGCAACCGCCCCCATCCCACCCCGGAGCCGGAGTTGACCCCTCAGGAACTCCTCGCCACTTGGAAGGCGAAGAACCTCGTGGTCACCGCGGACATCCACGCGGTCGCGGCCTACCTCGCCCCGGCGCTGGTACGCGGCGAGGCCCGTTACCGCATGGAGGAAATCTCCACCCGTACGGGGCTGCCCCAGGAACGCGTCAACGACTGCCTGAGGATGCTCCTCAAGCGAGGTTGCGTCCGGCAAACGGGCTGCACGCCGGACGGGGCACCGGTCTACGTCCTGCCGTAG
- a CDS encoding pirin family protein gives MPAVTVENPLSLPRVAAPTDAVARPVLSVTTAPSGFEGEGFPVRRAFAGINYRHLDPFIMMDQMGEVDYAPGEPKGTPWHPHRGFETVTYIIDGIFDHQDSQGGGGTITNGDTQWMTAGSGLLHIEAPPESLVMSGGLFHGIQLWVNLPARDKMMAPRYQDIRGGQVQLLTTPDGGALLRVIAGELDGHEGPGITHTPITLLHATVAPGAEITLPWREDFNALAYVLGGRGTVGADRRPIQLGQTAVFGAGSSITFRADEQQDSNAPDLEIVLLGGQPIREPMAHYGPFVMNTRDELQQAFEDFQKGRLGTIPAVHGMTAEGL, from the coding sequence ATGCCTGCAGTGACCGTCGAGAACCCGCTGAGCCTGCCCCGTGTCGCCGCGCCGACCGACGCGGTGGCCCGTCCGGTGCTCAGCGTGACGACCGCGCCCAGTGGTTTCGAGGGCGAGGGCTTCCCGGTCCGCCGCGCGTTCGCCGGGATCAACTACCGCCACCTCGACCCGTTCATCATGATGGACCAGATGGGTGAGGTGGACTACGCGCCGGGAGAGCCGAAGGGCACCCCCTGGCACCCCCACCGCGGCTTCGAGACCGTCACCTACATCATCGACGGGATCTTCGACCACCAGGACAGCCAGGGCGGCGGCGGCACCATCACCAACGGCGACACCCAGTGGATGACGGCCGGCTCGGGCCTCCTCCACATCGAGGCGCCGCCGGAGTCCCTCGTCATGTCCGGCGGTCTCTTCCACGGCATCCAGCTGTGGGTGAACCTCCCGGCCAGGGACAAGATGATGGCCCCGAGGTACCAGGACATCCGCGGCGGCCAGGTCCAGCTGCTCACCACCCCCGACGGCGGCGCGCTCCTCCGCGTCATCGCCGGTGAGCTGGACGGCCACGAGGGGCCGGGCATCACCCACACCCCGATCACCCTGCTCCACGCGACCGTCGCGCCGGGCGCGGAGATCACCCTGCCGTGGCGCGAGGACTTCAACGCCCTCGCGTACGTCCTCGGTGGACGCGGCACCGTCGGTGCGGACCGGCGTCCGATCCAGCTCGGCCAGACGGCTGTCTTCGGCGCGGGCTCCTCGATCACCTTCCGCGCGGACGAGCAGCAGGACTCCAACGCCCCCGACCTGGAGATCGTGCTCCTCGGCGGACAGCCGATCCGTGAGCCCATGGCCCACTACGGCCCGTTCGTCATGAACACCCGCGACGAGCTGCAGCAGGCGTTCGAGGACTTCCAGAAGGGGCGGCTGGGGACGATCCCGGCGGTTCACGGGATGACCGCCGAAGGACTGTAG
- a CDS encoding SseB family protein codes for MYGYDQSAGSQQQYAPPPQQQMPGGQMGGGYGQQAPLYPEPSPPSLADAVRAFTTGQLAAEDFQQVFATSKVYCPRGDNPGFLALHNTQQPVIPMFTSLKELRRYAGKESKYFVITGAEVIDLLPTGYGFVLDMEGEHRMVFDAKAVEQMVEFAMRRMYG; via the coding sequence ATGTACGGCTACGACCAGAGCGCCGGTTCCCAGCAGCAGTACGCCCCGCCGCCGCAGCAGCAGATGCCCGGCGGCCAGATGGGGGGCGGTTACGGGCAGCAGGCCCCGCTGTACCCGGAGCCGTCCCCGCCCTCCCTCGCGGACGCGGTCCGCGCCTTCACCACCGGTCAGCTGGCCGCGGAGGACTTCCAGCAGGTCTTCGCGACGTCCAAGGTGTACTGCCCGCGCGGCGACAACCCCGGGTTCCTCGCGCTGCACAACACCCAGCAGCCGGTGATCCCCATGTTCACCTCGCTCAAGGAGCTCCGCCGGTACGCCGGCAAGGAGTCCAAGTACTTCGTGATCACCGGTGCGGAGGTGATCGATCTGCTGCCGACCGGGTACGGCTTCGTCCTCGACATGGAGGGGGAGCACCGGATGGTGTTCGACGCGAAGGCCGTGGAGCAGATGGTGGAGTTCGCGATGCGGCGGATGTACGGATAG